The Colius striatus isolate bColStr4 chromosome 9, bColStr4.1.hap1, whole genome shotgun sequence genome contains the following window.
ACGGCACAGGGAAATGTACCTCATCGTTGATCTTGACATTGTCACACTGCCCTTTCGCTTTGTCCAAGCTGACCTTGCCCTTAACGCACATGGAGTCGTATTTGACATCAAGGACATCTGGTAGGGTTGAGTGGTCCAGGATGATCTGTGACGAGAGGTTCTGTGGGGAAACAGAGTAAGCACCAGCAGTCCAAGGGGAGACCAAACCAAGGAGTTACGGGGTTGTAGGCCAGGGCTTCCCTCCAGTCCAGGGGACAGAGGCAGGGAACATGCCAGGCTGGGGTCTCAGCTGTCTGGGGAGGTTCTGGAAAGGTGATGACATCAGAGAGGTGGAAACCTCTTGCTTGCTGTGGGCATAGGCATTCTGCATGTCCTGGTCTTGGCTGTTCTCTGGCAGTGAGGACACGTGATGGAaacctttccctgctccaagcCCTGCCAGAGAGGTGAAACAGCCTTCTCCAGCACTTACATTGTAGGCCTCCTGGATGAGCTCAATGATGTTGCTGGAGTCCTCATTCAGCTCTCCTACTGCCGACTTTGGGATCATCTCACTGAGTTTCTGCCAACACAGAGCAGAGAGGTGAAGGTCCCCCCATGTGACAGTGGAGCAGGGGCCAGAGGCTGGAGGACACACACGGCTGTTCCtgtcctcctgctcctccaggcAAAGGGCCACCTGAAGTCTCCTTACCTTGTACACATCCACCATCTTACTGGTGACAGCAAAAATAGGCTGAATGTTGTTTTCAGTAAGTTTCTGGATCAGTTGGCCAACAGATGGGTAGTCCTAGGTGGGGAAAGGGatactgtgctcagtgctgtcTCTCCCGCCAGCAGAAGGGCAGGGCAGTTTGGGTTCTGCAGCCCAAATGATGGTGATTATGGTGACTTTGTGGTCTCAGCAACAGGCTTTTTATGTGATACTTGTTTTCTGCCTGGGCAAGATAAGCTGAGGGTGTGGAGCTACTGAATAGTCCCTGAGGACTTACAAACTCATTGCTCTTTTTGTACATGTTGTCCTCCAAGTGGCACTGGCCATCGTTGGGGGTCAGGATGGCCGCGAGCTTGCCGTCGCCTGCGAAGTGGAAGCCGTCATCGGTAGCATACACCAGCAAACGGGTCACGTTGCGCCAGCCGATCAAGTCCTGCAAGAAGAACAGAGACTTGTCTCTGAGTGGGGCTGGAGCATGGTGCCAGTAGGCACAGTATGGCCCTTGCCAAAGCCTCGTGTAAACTGCAACTTGGGAAGGGGGGATAGGAGAGGTGGGCTACAGGAGATCAGGGTCAGGAGCCTCTGGGGTAAGAAGCTCTTTTATACCTCCCTGCCAGAGTAACCTGCCCCACTGCTGCATCAGGGCTTGTATACAATGGGTGTCCACAGCCCACCTGGTGAGGGCCAGAGCTACCTCCTGAGGGCCGTCCATTCAGCAGAGACTGCAGCCCTGACTGCTGCGCGTGGCTGCGTTGGCGGGATGGGCACAGGGACTCACTCCGCACACCGCTGCCTGCATCATGGCATCCAGCCCCCCCTCCGGGGCGTCCAGGTTCCCTGAGATGAACTGCTTCCCCACTTCGCTCTCAAACTTCTTGGCATCGTCGGTCAGTGAGAGGATGTGCTTGAAGGCAAAAGGAGGCTGGCACTGCGTGTCCTTGTTGGGGCAGGGATTCTGCAGCTTCTCAGGGTGTGTGTTCACAAAGGGCAGCACCGTTTTGTCCACAAAGGAGCCAAACCCTAGGGCATCCAAGATTGCAGTGTCAGGGGCAGGGACTGGCGGCTGTCTCCGTGGCACAGGGCATGGACAATCTACTGGCCAACTTGGCCCGTGGTCCTTGCCCTGGTACACTCTCCAGCCTGGCAGAGGATGGGTCCTGCTGCCCATTGCTACTACAGCCCCGTGGCTCttcccagcagcactcagctgTGGCGAGGTCCCATGCCAGAGACAGGCTCACCAATGCGGCGGGAAGGTGTCGTGctctccagtgccctgagcagctCCCCACCCAGCTTCTTCACTTTCTCCAAGTCATCCAGCATGGAGTACGAGAGATCCATCAGGTAGTAGAGATCAATAGGGTACCCCATGGCGCGGCGAAACTTCACCTCAAACACAGCGGGCTGACCTGCAGGACAGGGACGCCGGGATCAGCTGCCTGCAGTGGCTCACACCTCTCCCCATTGCCCACCCCATGCTGGgatcctcctctctttcagaagagaaggggaggaaatgaTGCCACTGCATCTCAGCTGAGCCCAGGGGCAAGCGGGAATTGCTGGGAATGCCAGGCAGACCCTACCTATCCTCAGTTTCAGGTGCACCTCCTGGGGAGTCAGCTGTATGTCGTTGCTTAAGGGACTGTCCTGTGTTCTCGTAATGTTGCTGACTGGAAACTCAATCTCATCCTGCGGGCATCCCCTCAGCTTCAGCTGCTCGATGGTGTCGCAGCGGATGGAGTCTGGCTCACCGGCTTTGGTGAAATCCTGCATGTTGCAAAATCAGCAGGAAAAAatcagaggagcaggaggtgaAGAGGCTGATTACAAGATCACCCAGTTCCAAAACCGGGTCCCCAGAATAGTGATGGAGAAAGGTTGGCTGAAAGGTCCTGTTTGTCCCCATCCACCACATAGCACACCAAACACTCgccaggacacagcctcctgctccagtgcagCAGAACCGAGTGGCCAAAATAACTGCCCTGCTGCCTGTGAGCCTACGCTGGGGCTGACTGCACGAGGGGCTACCTGCACCTACCAGCTTCTTGCACCAGGCACAGCCGGGACCAGAGCGGATGCAGTCCTGGCACGTCCCCACCTTGATCTTGGGGCACTCCatggcaaaagctggaacagatAGAAGACAGAGTTGGCATGGGGGGCATTTGGGGGAGGCCAgtttgaagcagcagcagccatggggTGCTCTGACAATATTGTCCTCAGCCCACCCTGCCTACAGAACCCATCCTGGGAGCCTTGGCAGGGTCTTCATCAGCTGGGCTGGCCTGTGTTAACCCCAGACCTGGGACATGCAGAATCTGGCCCTGGCACACACCTCAATGCCATATTCTGTCACTGTTGAGCATTTCATGGCCCATGTAAGGTGGCAGGAGAAAGCAGTGAAGAAAGGCAGGTCAGGCTCACCTGCAGCTAGCAGCAACAACAGCATCCAGATCCCTCCTGTCAGACGGAGACAGCAGTCGTGCCACATTTTCTGCAAGACAAGAGGCAGCCTTGTAATGGGCTGGTGCAAGGCAGCCACAGAGCAGGGaccctccagccctgcagagtGGCCTCAGGGGACGTGtcctccccacagcagccatcCCTCTGTGAGCAGAGACAGAGCACGactctgctgcagcccctggggatAGGGCTGACTCAGAGGGGTGTTGGCATGCTCTTACAAAAGTCAGTTGGTTTCTGATAAACCTAACTGTTGCACTAGATGTGGAAGTTGCCAGAGTGGGAACTTGAGCTGCATTGCTGAACTGTTACAAAGCTTTATGCAGTGTTTATCCAGATCTTCAAGCTATACGTTTGCATCTACCTAGCACTGGAAAATCCCAAGCACAGCATTTAGTTTTTACTGGCTATGAGTTTTTTCAGCTTCTGTATTGAGCTGTATTTGGATGGGAATTGAAGTCAAGATTAACAAAAGTACCATTTCTGTTAATTAACTAGCATGGCGTGCCAGATgcgtggggaaaaaaagtcattactGCTTGCTTTCCACTTAATGGATTCATCAAGGAAATTAAGCATTCCATGTGgtaaattaatataaattaatAATCTGCTGAGAGTTTCTAACAAGCCAGGGTCTCCAACATCATGGCACGGGTGACTAACATCCTGAGAGAGCTGTGGTGTGGTCTCTGAGGGAAGTGGAGGGGCTGGCTTGTGAGGCACATCAAGGGCTGGCCTGCCGGTGTGGCAACCATTGGGCTGGGCAATGCGGCTGTGATGCCATGTGAGGGGCTCTGACCCTGGTGATGGGCAGGTGGCTGCACACTTCTTACCAGcatggaggaggaaagggctTCCAGCACATTGTTGAAACCCACAAGCACTTGCCATCCTCAGGTATATCGGCATTTCAGAGCACGATGGAGACCCAGTTCTTGACAAGCACATCCTCACAGAGCCTGTTCTACCTGCTCACACTACTTGCTTCTTGCCCCAAAGCAAGGCCCCCTGAGCTTTGAAATTTATGCTAGCCACAAAGTTGGCTAAATCACTCTCAGGGAGCGATCTTTCAGTGTTCTTCCTCTGGTGTCCGCGACATCATGCTCGGTAAAGCCATTATTTCCCGTAATGCcttctccccagcacagccctggagcaaaAACCAGCAGAGCAACAGCTTTGCAACATGGGCACACATGGGGAAGTGAGAAAAGAGGAATttgttaaaagaagaaaaggaataaaaaagcaCAAGGGAACAATGAACATTGACTTTTTTAGCAATATTGGACATGTCAGCGCAAAAAAATGGTCATTGGTTTTGAAATAGCTCTGACACTGCCCCAAGCAAGAAAACATCAACTCCCTGGCCCCTGACAGGTTCTCAGAGTGCCATCACCTCTACCTGTGAGCCTGCTGAATTAACAGCTCAGAGTGAAATGGAGtcaacaaaacagagaaacctTCAAAAGGCACAGAAGCCACATTAGCATGTAGAGCTGCTCAGGTTCCCTTCTGAGACATCAGAATGTCCTCTCTTATCTCATCAGCCTCTGTAGGATACTAGACAAGCAAAGGATGATACTGGCCAACCCTGAAAGAAGGTCTGGTCTCCTCCTCAAGGATGAAAAGAAGGTCTTTAGATGTCATTTCAGTGACATTGCTCAAAGAGGTTTGGTGCTCAGCAGCAGTATGGGCTCAGAGATGTGACAAGACCACTAAAGCTAGTTGCCACCACCGCTTATGGTAGGGGCCACCTGAATGTGAAGGTCTGAAGCCTTGGGAAGCCCACTGTGTCCTCAAGCCAGCCTCCCTGACAGAGCTCCCGCAGCCTTGCCACCACACAAGGTGCAGAAGAAGTGCCTCTGTGGCTACTCAGACAAAGCCTCATGGTGACATGGCCCAGGAAGCCACTGTCTGGCCCAAGGCCATCCTGTGGTGGGTGCACAGAGCCCTTCTTCACAAAGGCTTCCTCTGCCAGCATCTCTCCGCCACCACAGGCCACTTTGGCATCATTTATGTCACAGCTGCCAGGTCCCTGACTGCATGACCCACACTTGCCATGCTTACCTGACTCAACACATTTTTGTCACCTCTGAATTCTGACAGCACTGAGTTTGCAGACAACAGGTAAaaaacaatatgaaaaaaaaacccagtatctTAACAAAAAGCTGTTATCAAGGTAGGGTGGACACCAGATCCATGTTGGACCCTCCTGGGTGCACCTTGCTGGGAAATGGCTTTGATCACTTGTTAGGGCTggggcaccctgtgccagggatgtGCCTGTTGACCTGTGTCAGTCCAGCCTCAGTGGTCCTCCCGGAGCCACACGGCACTCCAAGGCACTGCTAACTCCTTCATGGCCACCTGTGCTCCACTCTCAGCTGTATTCATGCTCTTCACTTTATGCTCTTGCTTGCCCTTTGTATCTACTTTGCTGCCTGTGTCCAGTTAATTAGTATTACCCTGGGGATGCTGAAAACAGATGAGCTCATATTTCTGCACACTCATTCCCTAAAAAATACCTGGGGCCAGAGACCCAGCCTTTTGCCCaatgagagctgctgctgctggcaggaggaAAGAGCTGTTCCCGCCCTCATTTCCTGTAGCACTCAGCTAATCGACAACCCAAATGTGCCTAATTAGGCTCCAGCTCTTCTACAGTCCCACACAAGCTGTGGGGACCAAACTCACATGCTGGATGAACTCCTGTCAGCTCCTATGACCAGCATTTCCAGGCATTTAATTCCTGCTGCCACTCCAAAGTGTGGGATGGCAATGGGATGGACTGAAGGTCTGCAAACTCTTCATTCTTGCTCGAGGTTCATCTCATAAAAGAAAGCACTTTTCCAATTTAAACTGGATTTAAAAATGCCTCCAAACCCCAGAAATAAAGCAGGAACCTCAACGCAcacccagctccagctgctATTGTGTTTTGTAATGTTGAGTTCATCTTGTGGGCTGCGTTTGGATGCCTTTCTGACCCTCAGAGTCCTTTTCCCCGCCCCGGTCACAAGGGTGTAAAGCACACCCTGATAGCAGAGGAAAGCACCAGCAGAAAGCTCAccacttctttcttttacatTGGAGGGACATTATTCACTGTATGTGGGTGGTTGAGTGTATATGTGACGTAGAGTGACTTTGAAAGAGAACAAATGTGGCTTCTGCTTTTGTCTGCCTCCTTACTGTGCTCAGAGGAGGGGAAAGCAAGATTTCAGAGTTACTGTGTTAGCAGGGCTCAAACATGGGCCTCAGCAACGATTTTTCCAGTCCCCTTGACTATCTgcttggctcagtcccagactTGTACTgccaccaccagccctgggtgctcTTCTCCTGTGTGTGCTCTGGAACACCGgggcttttcttcctctttttcataAATGAAGGCAAGCAGAGGAATGCACATAGTCCACTTGTCCTCCTGCCCTGGTGTGAAAGACTACAGCTGCAGAGCTCTACAACCACCTTCATCTGAGGGTGGGAAGCAAAGTGCCCAGACCAACCACCCTGGTTAGTGGCAGGGCACGTTGCCACCAGGCTTTGTTCCTTGGCCAGGGCTGCATGGTGACATTGAGATGAGAAGGCTGCACCCCAGGACCAGGATCTTCCTTGGCCCTGAGCTCTGATCTTCTTGTTACATGCCTTGAGCAGCTCAGAACTGATCTCTGCCTCACTGGGAGTCCTTGGCAGAAGCCACCAGCATATTCCATCAATGGAGCATCCCTCACTTTCTGGATGCTATATCCTTGGTGTGGCTGAGGCTGGGCAGGGTGCTCCTGAGGGGTCTGTGAGCCAGGAAATGCAAATGTGGCCTCAGGGAAGGTGCTGCCCTGTGTTTGGGCAGGGAATAGAGCCTCTCAGGGCACTGGGGAGCCAGTGGGACGCTGCTATGCACGTGGTGGAGTGTGTTGGGGCTGAAGGGGAAGTGTTCATATAAGTGTCAGTCTCTTCACTATAAATAGGAGAAGCATTCACCAACAGACCCAGGGCATGCAGTCTGTTAGCCACCCCTCAGCATGGTACTCCCAGCAGAGACAGAGCATGCAGCATGTTACCCACAACTTCCCTCAGCATGGTACCCTGTGCACAGTGAGAGGATGTGCACGTGTGCCCAGGACCCCAGGAGGACTCCTGGGCCATCACACCATCTACCTGCAACATGAGGTGCCACTGGGGCTAGTGCTTGTgcctgggcactgctgccatGCTCCCAAGCATCCCTGGTGCCACGTCACCATCGTGCTGTGACGGGAGATGCTGGGTGCCGCCCCCAGCAGCGTtgctcctttccctccctggcTCTGGGTGGCCCCAGACCCCTTGCAGGGTTGGTAAACGAGAGGAATAGGGTACAGCAAGGACAGGGGAGCCAATGACACTTGGCTTGTGGCCATTTCTTTCATCACTTGGTTGGCTGATGTGGACAGTTTCCACCAAGGCAGATGGCCGTATGCAGGGCTTGCCGCTGACTAAGGCCTGCTCCATGCAGAGCATCACACTCAGTGTGTGTTCATATGTATTTGTATCATAGAACagatagaaaaaataaaaatctattgaaatgttttcataCATGTAATATTTATACACTTATGTCCCATTAtaggaaatatatatatttattttatatttctttcctcCCACCACTGCCTGCAGAGGATGGCTGTATGGGACGAGCACTCTCCCGTGTGCACCAGTCCCTGGCCCATGGTGTCCCTTGGCCCTGAGACGTGAGGTTCCTGGGTGCCCGTGGAACCCTCACCCGGAGGGCAGGGGTTTGGGCTGTTGGGTTTCCCTGGGTTAGAGCCCTGCTTGGGTGGGACAAGACTGTCCTGGCTGTCACGCCCTGGGTAGTCTGGGATCTTTAAGAGCAGAAAAGCCGTTTCTTGTGTCCCATTTCCAGCCGGAATTGGGCTTGCAGTGTCCCAGGACAGAGTCCTAGGCCTGCAGGCACAGCCTGGCCCTGAACAGCACAGCTCGTGCTTTGGGGGAGCAAAGGAGGGATCCCTCATCACCACGAGCCCAGTGGTGACTCAAGTATGTCTTcactgagaaaataaatgacCTGCACCACGCTCTGCAGTACACTGAGGTCACATTCGACTGAAATAGCACCAGGATGAGGCCAGAAAAACTGCAAAACCATGGTGTGAAGCAGGATGTGACAGCCATGGCAGCAAAACGCACCATGTGAAGCCTTCCCACACCTTGCAGAAGCCGTGTTCCGGCACCGGTGCCAGCCGCAAACGCAGCGCCTCTGCCAGCCTTCACATGTTCGCTTCTCGCCTGCAGCGCTGGAAACAGCATTGAGAACAGATCCCAGGCTGCTTGCCCTGACACATCCAGGGTGTGCCCCGCATTGGGTCCCAGAGGGCCACGGGGATTTTGGGACGGACCCGCTCTTCCCAGGGTTTGCTTGCCCGCAGCTTCTGCCCAGGCATTTTCAGTGGTCGTCAGAAGAGCATTTGACATGTACAGCACACAGAGAGATGGAGGGGAAGAGTGACGATCTGCCTCGCTCTCCCAGCTCTCTCCCAGGCCCAGAGGGGTGCAGGAACCTCCAGGAAAGTCCCTGTGCCCATGCACTGGTGGTAGCATTTACCGAGCTCCCCAGCAACTGGCCCTGCCACCCTCACGTGCTGCCGGTCCAGTCTcctctttccccctttcccatCACATCCTGCAGTGGGTGCTAGCTTGGGCTCCCACAGGGAagtggggggtcccaggggagTCAGTGAAGCCTCCagcccctggcactgcctgggGCTGCCGGTGAGCACACAGCCAGCGCTGCTCTCCCCAGTGCCATGCGTGAGGGTGCAGGGCACCCTGTGctttctctgctctgcttccagCAGAGCCAGGGTTGTTTGGGGTCCAACACTCTCCTCCTGATAACTCCCCACAGTTCCAGACTTAATCCTATGTCCAAAAGCAGAGCCATTACAGACCAGCAGAGCCATTACAGACCAGGCAAGCTGCCTCTGCAAAAGCTGTGCAGATTGACCACGTGCAGAAGGGACACCGCACTGAGCTCCCCAAAGCGTCTCCAAGGGCTCAAGCAGCTGGAGGCTAGATCAGGAATTATAACCCAAATCCACTGGAAACACTACAGCTACAAAACCACCTTGTCACCCAGCTGCTGTCCTCccagaaaggagaaacaaaagcaaagaaaatggagaTGCTGTACTTGCCTCACATCAAGTCCTCTCCTCTGTCCCGTGCTTGGGCTGGGTTGAGGATGGTCTCAGTTTCTCAAGCTTGGCTGGGAAAAGTAGGTAGGCACTGGGAGCTTTGTGTTGCACCCCAACCCTTCCTCACTATTTCTGCCTTACAGTCGCTGgggcagaaagcaggaagtcagagtAGTGGTGGGGGAGGGCGTGTTTCCCCCAAACCCAACCAGCCCTACTCCCACTGGCCAGAACCCTGACAAAGCATCTTAGCCCCGTGGGGCTAGGGCTGGGGCAATCTGCCCCCTGGGGTCCACCAGcgacctgctgcctccagcaagGAGACCCTCCATCAAAACCCACCCATTTGCCCCTTTTGCCAGCCCAGCCTCCTAGCAGGCAAATAAAGCTGGGAGAGGGGAAACTggttcctttgggagctatcagTAGCCCCTGAGAGTGGAGAAGATGGGCAGCAGGCTCCTCTCAGTCTCTGGCAGGGCTCTGCAACTTTTGTGTTAAGGCTCACTGTGGCACAGCTCAGGGCTGCATGGGGTTTCTTTTAAGCAGCCTTAAAATGTTGTT
Protein-coding sequences here:
- the ITGB2 gene encoding integrin beta-2, whose translation is MWHDCCLRLTGGIWMLLLLLAAAFAMECPKIKVGTCQDCIRSGPGCAWCKKLDFTKAGEPDSIRCDTIEQLKLRGCPQDEIEFPVSNITRTQDSPLSNDIQLTPQEVHLKLRIGQPAVFEVKFRRAMGYPIDLYYLMDLSYSMLDDLEKVKKLGGELLRALESTTPSRRIGFGSFVDKTVLPFVNTHPEKLQNPCPNKDTQCQPPFAFKHILSLTDDAKKFESEVGKQFISGNLDAPEGGLDAMMQAAVCGDLIGWRNVTRLLVYATDDGFHFAGDGKLAAILTPNDGQCHLEDNMYKKSNEFDYPSVGQLIQKLTENNIQPIFAVTSKMVDVYKKLSEMIPKSAVGELNEDSSNIIELIQEAYNNLSSQIILDHSTLPDVLDVKYDSMCVKGKVSLDKAKGQCDNVKINDEITFKVKVTAKECIQSQSFTIRPLGFTDTLTVYLDSNCNCNCSDQPDPAACSGKGTVICGICNCNSGYMGKNCECETKGKTSKELEGSCRKDNSSVLCSGLGDCVCGQCICHASDEPDKHIYGTYCECDNVNCEFHNGLPCGGKERGTCDCGECKCTPEYQGSACQCKKSTDGCVNARGNECSLRGTCHCNSCQCRGGYLPPLCSECPSCDSPCGRYVSCVECMAFSSGPFEKNCSQACSKIQLEEKLTRVGRKCREKDSQNCWLSFQMVQEDGEEVYTISVNPEKECPEPPNVAVIVGATVAGVVLIGLLLLLIWRLLTELFDRREYRRFEKERSKAKWNDADNPLFKSATTTVVNPRFNGQ